The following are from one region of the Sandaracinus amylolyticus genome:
- the uraH gene encoding hydroxyisourate hydrolase yields MGLSTHVLDLAKGLPARGIAVTLERHDGGVRWTQLAESRTDADGRVRSLLPEGVALEARTYRLRFDTGAYLGEGAFYPEATIVFRVLDAQTHHHVPLLLSPFGYSTYRGS; encoded by the coding sequence ATGGGCCTGAGCACACACGTCCTCGATCTCGCGAAGGGCCTGCCCGCGCGAGGGATCGCCGTCACGCTGGAGCGCCACGACGGCGGCGTCCGCTGGACCCAGCTCGCGGAGTCGCGCACCGATGCCGACGGGCGGGTGCGCTCGCTGCTGCCCGAGGGGGTCGCGCTCGAGGCGCGGACGTACCGCCTGCGCTTCGACACCGGCGCGTACCTCGGCGAGGGTGCGTTCTATCCCGAGGCGACGATCGTCTTCCGCGTGCTCGATGCGCAGACGCACCACCACGTGCCGCTGCTGCTGAGCCCCTTCGGGTACTCCACCTATCGGGGGAGCTGA
- a CDS encoding M20 family metallo-hydrolase, whose product MIALDLARLADEVDAQLAELATFSAAPAPAVERVLYTKTDLEGRAYVRSLAEKAGLRTRVDPIGNTFFRLEGADRGAPAIATGSHIDAIPNAGRFDGTVGVIGGIAALRAIRDAGIVPARSLEVIAFTSEEPTRFGLGCVGSRLMSGAITADRVRALRDAEGRAFEDVRRDAGFEGALEQVRLPEGCYAAFVELHVEQGPVLEAERIPIGVVTAIAAPASYALEVRGVGGHAGAVLMPARRDAMTAAAEIVLAVEHAAKSTKSPDTVGTVGVVRVHPGAINSIPSRVHLEIDLRDTDLASRQDAFAAIQDAITRVQRERGVEIAVRTINEDPPAISEPAIVDAIEASARALDLRTRRMPSRAYHDALFMARIAPTAMIFVPSVAGVSHRPDELTHPEDLAHGVAVLAGTMLRLATAEVPHG is encoded by the coding sequence ATGATCGCGCTCGATCTCGCGCGGCTCGCGGACGAGGTCGACGCGCAGCTCGCGGAGCTCGCGACGTTCAGCGCAGCGCCCGCCCCGGCGGTCGAGCGCGTGCTCTACACGAAGACGGATCTCGAGGGCCGCGCGTACGTGCGATCGCTCGCCGAGAAGGCCGGGCTCCGCACCCGCGTCGATCCGATCGGCAACACGTTCTTCCGGCTCGAGGGCGCGGATCGGGGCGCGCCGGCGATCGCGACCGGCTCGCACATCGACGCGATCCCGAACGCGGGTCGCTTCGACGGAACGGTCGGCGTGATCGGCGGCATCGCGGCGCTGCGCGCGATCCGCGACGCCGGGATCGTGCCTGCGCGATCGCTCGAGGTGATCGCGTTCACGAGCGAGGAGCCGACGCGCTTCGGGCTCGGCTGCGTGGGCAGTCGCTTGATGAGCGGCGCGATCACCGCCGACCGGGTGCGCGCGCTGCGCGATGCCGAGGGGCGCGCCTTCGAGGACGTGCGGCGCGACGCGGGCTTCGAGGGCGCGCTCGAGCAGGTGCGATTGCCGGAGGGCTGCTACGCGGCGTTCGTCGAGCTGCACGTCGAGCAGGGCCCGGTGCTCGAGGCCGAGCGCATTCCGATCGGCGTGGTCACGGCGATCGCCGCACCGGCGTCGTACGCGCTCGAGGTGCGCGGCGTCGGAGGTCACGCGGGCGCGGTGCTGATGCCCGCGCGACGCGATGCGATGACGGCGGCCGCCGAGATCGTGCTCGCGGTCGAGCACGCGGCGAAGAGCACCAAGAGCCCCGACACCGTCGGCACCGTCGGCGTGGTGCGGGTCCATCCCGGCGCGATCAACAGCATCCCGTCGCGGGTGCACCTCGAGATCGATCTGCGCGACACCGATCTCGCGTCGCGACAGGACGCGTTCGCGGCGATCCAGGACGCGATCACGCGCGTGCAGCGCGAGCGCGGCGTCGAGATCGCGGTGCGCACGATCAACGAGGACCCGCCGGCGATCTCGGAGCCCGCGATCGTCGATGCGATCGAGGCATCGGCGCGCGCGCTCGATCTGCGCACACGACGCATGCCGAGCCGCGCGTACCACGACGCGCTCTTCATGGCGCGCATCGCGCCCACCGCGATGATCTTCGTGCCGTCGGTGGCGGGCGTGAGCCATCGCCCCGACGAGCTCACGCACCCCGAGGACCTCGCGCACGGCGTGGCGGTCCTCGCGGGGACGATGCTGCGCCTCGCGACTGCGGAGGTCCCTCATGGCTGA
- the allE gene encoding (S)-ureidoglycine aminohydrolase, with translation MNGAQSRTRVARDHALITPESHVPASIPGWTKARAITIFAPVMGAGFVQSLVTLEAGAISAVPLAGVERFVFVLEGSVRFEAEARTTTLEGGGYAFVPAGTAHTITSATGAVFFMLEKRYVPLAGAAPRLIVSREQDVPAVPFLGDPSALLRTLLPDEPGFDMAMNTFVFQPGASLPMVESHVMEHGLVFLEGGGVYRLGDAWYPVQAGDAIWMAPYLPQWFGCIGKGPARYLYYKDVNRDPMLEPRR, from the coding sequence ATGAACGGTGCCCAGTCCCGCACGCGCGTCGCGCGCGATCACGCGCTGATCACGCCCGAGAGCCACGTGCCCGCGTCGATCCCCGGATGGACCAAGGCGCGCGCGATCACGATCTTCGCGCCGGTGATGGGCGCGGGCTTCGTGCAGTCGCTGGTCACGCTCGAGGCCGGCGCGATCTCCGCCGTGCCGCTCGCAGGCGTCGAGCGCTTCGTGTTCGTGCTCGAGGGCAGCGTGCGGTTCGAGGCCGAGGCGCGAACGACGACGCTCGAGGGCGGTGGTTACGCGTTCGTCCCCGCGGGCACGGCGCACACGATCACCAGCGCGACCGGCGCGGTCTTCTTCATGCTCGAGAAGCGCTACGTGCCGCTCGCCGGCGCAGCGCCGCGGCTGATCGTCTCGCGCGAGCAGGACGTGCCCGCGGTGCCGTTCCTCGGCGATCCCAGCGCGCTGCTGCGCACGCTGCTCCCCGACGAGCCCGGCTTCGACATGGCGATGAACACGTTCGTGTTCCAGCCCGGCGCCTCGCTCCCGATGGTCGAGAGCCACGTGATGGAGCACGGCCTCGTCTTCCTCGAGGGCGGCGGCGTCTATCGGCTCGGCGACGCGTGGTACCCGGTGCAGGCGGGCGACGCGATCTGGATGGCGCCCTATCTGCCGCAGTGGTTCGGCTGCATCGGCAAGGGCCCTGCGCGCTACCTCTACTACAAGGACGTCAACCGCGACCCGATGCTGGAGCCGCGGCGATGA
- a CDS encoding glycosyltransferase has protein sequence MSRFVFEAKRTAKLRVLGLLRYGFSIASTARRDGPSLRALIVSDGVSPTSEEQLAPFYRSRAALESRFGLAFAHVPLDDVAILLDWGSTSLFEGFDVIFLKAYFRTIYNPELIAGALRAAAPRAKLVYLDGDDDTGVQWPGILRHVDLYVKKHVLADRRLYTQSMIGKCNLTDYVARTYGVSFDGTDVAWTTPIRPHLLDRIVVGYNIALDAKIDALARNSPPIDHRRREWDVHCRATVPRDNWLGHLRRDIAPRLAAMSGDIRCLAPTTRVDQAQYYAELRTSKCCVSPFGFGEICWRDFEAILCGSLLLKPDMSHLETSPDLFRPGETYVPLQWDYSDLEEKVRYYVAHEAERRAIVERARAVLAGALDEEWFLRWFAGLIDRLRIGRSTEAVQAAE, from the coding sequence ATGAGCCGCTTCGTCTTCGAGGCCAAGCGCACGGCGAAGCTGCGCGTGCTGGGGTTGTTGCGATACGGGTTCTCGATCGCGAGCACGGCGAGGCGCGACGGGCCTTCGCTGCGCGCCCTGATCGTCAGCGACGGAGTGAGCCCCACGAGCGAGGAGCAGCTCGCGCCGTTCTATCGCTCTCGCGCTGCGCTCGAGTCGCGCTTCGGGCTCGCGTTCGCGCACGTCCCGCTCGACGACGTCGCCATCCTGCTCGACTGGGGATCGACGTCGCTCTTCGAGGGATTCGACGTCATCTTCCTCAAGGCGTACTTCCGGACGATCTACAACCCGGAGCTGATCGCGGGCGCGCTCCGCGCCGCCGCGCCGCGCGCGAAGCTGGTCTATCTCGACGGCGACGACGACACCGGCGTGCAGTGGCCCGGCATCCTCCGCCACGTCGATCTCTACGTGAAGAAGCACGTCCTCGCGGATCGACGCCTCTACACGCAGAGCATGATCGGCAAGTGCAATCTCACCGACTACGTCGCTCGCACGTACGGAGTCTCGTTCGACGGGACCGACGTCGCGTGGACGACGCCGATCCGGCCCCATCTGCTCGATCGCATCGTCGTCGGCTACAACATCGCGCTGGACGCGAAGATCGACGCGCTGGCGCGCAATTCGCCGCCGATCGATCACCGCCGTCGCGAGTGGGACGTGCACTGTCGCGCCACGGTCCCGCGCGACAACTGGCTCGGTCATCTGCGGCGTGACATCGCTCCTCGACTGGCAGCGATGAGCGGCGACATCCGCTGTCTCGCGCCCACGACGCGAGTCGATCAAGCGCAGTACTACGCCGAGCTGCGCACTTCGAAGTGCTGCGTGAGCCCGTTCGGGTTCGGTGAGATCTGCTGGCGCGACTTCGAGGCGATCCTCTGTGGATCGCTGCTGCTGAAGCCGGACATGTCGCATCTCGAGACCTCTCCGGATCTGTTCCGGCCGGGCGAGACGTACGTGCCGCTGCAGTGGGACTACTCCGATCTCGAGGAGAAGGTCCGCTACTACGTGGCGCACGAAGCGGAGCGCCGCGCGATCGTGGAGCGAGCCCGCGCGGTGCTCGCCGGAGCGCTCGACGAGGAGTGGTTCCTGCGCTGGTTCGCCGGGCTGATCGACCGATTGAGGATCGGTCGCAGCACCGAGGCGGTCCAAGCCGCCGAGTGA
- the allB gene encoding allantoinase AllB, with product MRALRSRRVVTPQGERAATVIVDGERITAIEPYEIAIESTQVEDLGSLALLPGLVDTHVHLNEPGRTEWEGFASATAAAAAGGVTTLVDMPLNCVPATTSVHALRTKHRAAQGKLHVDCGFYGGVVPGNADALEPLIDAGVLGFKAFLIDSGVDELPRAEARDLRTALPHLARRGVPLLAHCELEGDAPPVDDPRSYAQYVRSRPRAWEESAIALLIALAEESGARVHVVHLADADALGAIASAKARGTAITAETCPHYLGFAAEEIPDGDPRFKCAPPIRERDCREGLWRGLKEGIVDLVVSDHSPCTPALKRMREGDLARAWGGIAGLQLGLCATYTEAIARGATLADVVRWMAETPARFVGLSRKGRIEVGMDADLVAFDPSASFKVERRAILHRHDLTPWEGRAMRGRVVATWLRGERVYDARVAEWSFSRVRGQVVTSG from the coding sequence ATGCGCGCGCTGCGAAGCCGACGGGTGGTCACGCCACAGGGAGAACGCGCCGCGACGGTCATCGTCGACGGCGAGCGCATCACTGCGATCGAGCCGTACGAGATCGCGATCGAGTCGACGCAGGTCGAAGATCTCGGCTCCCTCGCGCTGCTTCCGGGTCTCGTCGACACGCACGTGCACCTCAACGAGCCGGGGCGCACCGAGTGGGAGGGCTTCGCGAGCGCGACCGCAGCCGCGGCCGCCGGAGGCGTGACGACGCTCGTCGACATGCCGCTCAACTGCGTCCCCGCGACGACGAGCGTGCACGCACTGCGCACGAAGCATCGCGCGGCGCAGGGCAAGCTCCACGTCGACTGCGGCTTCTACGGCGGCGTGGTGCCGGGCAACGCGGACGCGCTCGAGCCGCTGATCGACGCGGGCGTGCTCGGGTTCAAGGCGTTCCTGATCGACTCCGGCGTCGACGAGCTGCCGCGCGCCGAAGCGCGCGATCTGCGCACGGCGCTGCCCCACCTCGCGCGACGCGGCGTGCCGCTGCTCGCGCACTGCGAGCTCGAGGGCGACGCACCGCCGGTCGACGATCCGCGCTCCTATGCGCAGTACGTGCGATCGCGGCCGCGCGCCTGGGAGGAGTCGGCGATCGCGCTGTTGATCGCGCTCGCCGAGGAGAGCGGCGCGCGCGTGCACGTGGTCCATCTCGCGGACGCCGACGCGCTGGGCGCGATCGCTTCCGCGAAGGCGCGCGGCACCGCGATCACCGCGGAGACGTGCCCGCACTACCTCGGGTTCGCGGCCGAGGAGATCCCGGACGGCGATCCGCGCTTCAAGTGCGCGCCGCCGATCCGCGAGCGCGACTGTCGCGAAGGGCTCTGGCGCGGCCTCAAGGAAGGCATCGTCGATCTCGTGGTGTCCGATCACTCGCCGTGCACGCCGGCGCTCAAGCGGATGCGCGAGGGGGATCTCGCGCGCGCGTGGGGCGGCATCGCGGGGCTGCAGCTCGGGCTCTGCGCGACCTACACCGAGGCGATCGCGCGCGGCGCGACGCTCGCGGACGTGGTGCGCTGGATGGCGGAGACGCCGGCGCGCTTCGTGGGGCTGTCACGCAAGGGACGCATCGAGGTCGGCATGGACGCCGATCTCGTCGCGTTCGATCCGAGCGCGTCGTTCAAGGTGGAACGGCGCGCGATCCTTCACCGTCACGACCTCACGCCGTGGGAGGGCCGCGCGATGCGCGGGCGGGTCGTGGCGACGTGGCTGCGCGGAGAGCGCGTGTACGACGCACGCGTGGCCGAGTGGTCGTTCTCGAGGGTGCGGGGGCAGGTGGTGACGAGCGGATGA
- a CDS encoding NAD(P)-binding domain-containing protein, with protein sequence MADAARRLDLTSFAPGEAGLRALEARIARDLAILDYPKRTWVPPRRTRAGAPILDVLVVGGGQGGLATAFALRRERVENVLVVDAAPAGREGPWLRFARMDTLRTPKHVLGPELGIPSLSAQAWYEAQHGEGSWDAMTFVPRETWARYLAWYRQMLHLPVRNEARVGPIRWDDESACFAVPITSRGIVELVHARKIVLATGIEGSGQWWVPDMIRLGLPRARWAHTSEDVDFAALRGKRIAVLGAGASAFDNAAVALEEGAASVDLYFRRETLVRVNVYRWAEFVGFLRHHADLSDAEKWRFIHRFWSAGQLPPKATYERATRQPNFALRGGEPWTAVREEDGVVKVVTPKGTHEHDFVIVGTGFRTDLALRAELREIEAHVARWSDRFEPPRGEHVDELLRHPYLGPSFELTERTPGEAPWLRGIFNFSFGCLLSNGLGGASISGMKYGIDRLVSGITRQLYVEDAQAHLAALEAYDVADF encoded by the coding sequence ATGGCTGACGCTGCACGTCGTCTCGATCTCACCTCGTTCGCGCCCGGCGAGGCGGGCCTGCGCGCGCTCGAGGCGCGCATCGCGCGCGACCTCGCGATCCTCGACTACCCGAAGCGCACCTGGGTCCCGCCGCGGCGCACCCGGGCCGGCGCGCCGATCCTCGACGTGCTCGTCGTCGGCGGAGGACAGGGTGGGCTCGCCACCGCGTTCGCGCTGCGCCGCGAGCGCGTCGAGAACGTGTTGGTCGTCGACGCCGCGCCCGCCGGACGTGAGGGCCCGTGGCTGCGCTTCGCGCGCATGGACACGCTTCGGACTCCGAAGCATGTGCTCGGGCCCGAGCTCGGCATCCCGAGCCTCTCCGCGCAGGCCTGGTACGAGGCGCAGCACGGCGAGGGCTCGTGGGACGCGATGACGTTCGTCCCGCGCGAGACGTGGGCGCGCTACCTCGCGTGGTATCGCCAGATGCTGCACCTGCCGGTGCGGAACGAAGCGCGCGTCGGGCCGATCCGCTGGGACGACGAGAGCGCGTGCTTCGCGGTGCCGATCACGTCGCGCGGCATCGTCGAGCTCGTGCACGCGCGCAAGATCGTGCTCGCGACCGGCATCGAGGGATCGGGGCAGTGGTGGGTCCCCGACATGATCCGGCTCGGGCTCCCGCGCGCGCGATGGGCCCACACCAGCGAGGACGTCGACTTCGCGGCGCTGCGCGGCAAGCGCATCGCGGTGCTCGGCGCGGGCGCGTCGGCGTTCGACAACGCGGCGGTCGCGCTCGAAGAAGGCGCGGCGTCGGTCGATCTCTACTTCCGCCGCGAGACGCTGGTGCGCGTGAACGTGTACCGCTGGGCCGAGTTCGTCGGCTTCCTGCGGCACCACGCGGATCTCAGCGACGCCGAGAAGTGGCGGTTCATCCATCGGTTCTGGAGCGCCGGGCAATTGCCGCCCAAGGCGACGTACGAGCGCGCGACGCGCCAGCCCAACTTCGCGCTGCGCGGCGGCGAGCCGTGGACCGCGGTGCGCGAGGAGGACGGCGTGGTGAAGGTCGTCACGCCGAAGGGCACGCACGAGCACGACTTCGTGATCGTCGGCACCGGGTTCCGCACCGATCTCGCGCTGCGCGCCGAGCTGCGCGAGATCGAGGCGCACGTCGCGCGATGGTCCGATCGCTTCGAGCCGCCGCGCGGTGAGCACGTCGACGAGCTGTTGCGCCACCCGTACCTCGGCCCGAGCTTCGAGCTCACCGAGCGCACGCCGGGCGAGGCGCCGTGGCTGCGCGGGATCTTCAACTTCAGCTTCGGGTGCTTGCTCAGCAACGGGCTCGGCGGCGCCAGCATCTCGGGGATGAAGTACGGGATCGATCGGCTGGTGTCGGGCATCACGCGCCAGCTCTACGTCGAGGACGCGCAGGCCCACCTCGCGGCGCTCGAGGCCTACGACGTCGCGGACTTCTGA
- a CDS encoding allantoate amidohydrolase: MRVALERRDTGNDTPPDGATTKKSAGWWLEVAREVLARCDTLGAITEQPGIVMRRSLTRAHADANALVATWMREAGLEVRVDVLGNVIGRREGSTRDARTLMIGSHLDTVRDAGKYDGPLGVLAGIVIARELRDEALPFALEVVGFSDEEGVRFGRPFLGSRAIAGSFALDDLALRDAEGTTLGDAIRGFGAQDPIDGSIARAAIDPRTLRAYLEIHIEQGPVLDSLDAPLGVVTGIAGQTWQTLRLEGRAGHAGTTPMTLRRDALAAAAEIALMVEAHAHATPGLVATVGRIDAHPGGHNVIAGGATLQLDVRAVDGAVLDRALDEIHAHAESIAARRSLRLARELRLRQAPVTCDATLRDSLARVIADAGLPVFSLPSGAGHDARILAAIAPVSMLFVRSPDGLSHHPDERAHEGDVARALEVGCAWVRAIATGDRADARTTEGGSR, translated from the coding sequence ATGCGCGTCGCACTCGAGCGAAGGGACACGGGGAACGACACGCCGCCCGACGGGGCGACGACGAAGAAAAGCGCGGGGTGGTGGCTGGAGGTCGCGCGCGAGGTCCTCGCTCGATGCGACACGCTGGGCGCGATCACCGAGCAGCCCGGCATCGTGATGCGACGGAGCCTCACGCGCGCGCATGCGGACGCGAACGCGCTCGTCGCGACGTGGATGCGCGAGGCCGGGCTCGAGGTGCGCGTCGACGTGCTCGGCAACGTGATCGGGCGTCGCGAGGGATCGACGCGCGATGCGCGCACGCTGATGATCGGATCGCATCTCGACACGGTGCGCGACGCGGGGAAGTACGACGGGCCGCTCGGCGTGCTCGCGGGCATCGTGATCGCGCGCGAGCTGCGCGACGAGGCGCTGCCCTTCGCGCTCGAGGTCGTCGGGTTCAGCGACGAGGAGGGCGTGCGCTTCGGTCGGCCCTTCCTCGGGAGCCGCGCGATCGCGGGGAGCTTCGCGCTCGACGATCTCGCGCTGCGCGATGCCGAGGGCACGACGCTGGGCGATGCGATCCGCGGCTTCGGCGCGCAGGACCCGATCGATGGATCGATCGCGCGCGCCGCGATCGATCCGCGCACGCTGCGCGCGTACCTCGAGATCCACATCGAGCAGGGGCCCGTGCTCGACAGCCTCGACGCGCCGCTCGGCGTGGTGACCGGCATCGCGGGACAGACGTGGCAGACGCTGCGCCTCGAAGGACGCGCGGGCCACGCGGGCACCACACCGATGACGCTTCGGCGCGATGCGCTCGCAGCCGCCGCGGAGATCGCGCTGATGGTCGAGGCGCACGCGCACGCGACGCCGGGCCTCGTCGCGACGGTCGGTCGCATCGATGCCCACCCCGGCGGGCACAACGTGATCGCGGGCGGCGCGACGCTGCAGCTCGACGTGCGCGCCGTCGACGGCGCGGTGCTCGATCGCGCGCTCGACGAAATCCACGCGCATGCCGAGTCGATCGCGGCGCGCCGATCGCTGCGCCTCGCGCGCGAGTTGCGGCTGCGCCAAGCGCCGGTGACCTGCGACGCGACGCTGCGCGACTCGCTCGCGCGCGTGATCGCGGACGCGGGCCTACCGGTGTTTTCGTTGCCCAGCGGAGCCGGTCACGACGCGCGCATCCTCGCCGCGATCGCGCCGGTCTCGATGCTCTTCGTGAGGAGCCCCGACGGGCTCAGCCACCACCCCGACGAACGAGCGCACGAGGGCGACGTCGCCCGCGCGCTCGAGGTCGGCTGCGCGTGGGTGCGCGCGATCGCCACCGGTGATCGCGCCGACGCGCGCACGACCGAAGGAGGATCTCGATGA
- the uraD gene encoding 2-oxo-4-hydroxy-4-carboxy-5-ureidoimidazoline decarboxylase translates to MTSGHGIAELLSSLEPNAARRALVRCCASSRWVEAMVRARPFVDDAAVYAAAERIWGALDAPDWLEAFAAHPRIGEDRERLRARFAEAAWSSKEQAGVASASEATLAALAAGNRDYAARFGHVFLVCATGKSAAEMLAALRARLTNDPAAELRVAAGEQMKITKLRLAKLVDERTVVGDLGGR, encoded by the coding sequence ATGACGAGCGGACACGGCATCGCGGAGCTCCTGAGCTCGCTGGAACCGAATGCAGCACGGCGCGCGCTGGTGCGGTGCTGCGCATCGTCTCGATGGGTCGAGGCGATGGTGCGCGCGCGGCCCTTCGTCGACGACGCGGCGGTGTACGCAGCGGCGGAGCGCATCTGGGGCGCGCTCGACGCGCCCGACTGGCTCGAGGCGTTCGCGGCGCACCCGCGCATCGGCGAGGATCGCGAGCGACTGCGCGCGCGCTTCGCGGAGGCGGCGTGGTCCTCGAAGGAGCAGGCCGGCGTGGCGTCGGCCTCGGAGGCGACGCTCGCCGCGCTGGCGGCGGGCAATCGCGACTACGCGGCGCGCTTCGGGCACGTGTTCCTGGTGTGCGCGACCGGCAAGAGCGCGGCGGAGATGCTCGCGGCGCTGCGAGCACGTCTGACCAACGATCCCGCGGCCGAGCTGCGCGTGGCGGCGGGAGAGCAGATGAAGATCACGAAGCTGCGGCTCGCGAAGCTGGTCGACGAGCGCACCGTCGTGGGCGACCTCGGCGGTCGCTGA
- a CDS encoding xanthine dehydrogenase family protein molybdopterin-binding subunit has protein sequence MPFKLTRRDLLAAGLGGVLAGGAGLVLGAFYGVRRERHAKRVPPREEPFAPSVFLAIAESGAVTIWLTKSEMGQGVATALPQIVAHELDADWSLVRVEQAIANRNYGNQTTVASASVASMFEELQRAGAAAREMLILAASRVWDVPSDACDAERGFVVHRESGRRLGYGPLAPLAAELDVPDAPRLKDRGAPGLLGQPLPRLDTPEKVDGSARFGLDVRLPGMVFAALARAPVNGSVLERFDEHAARAVPGVLEVVRTPSSVAVIATSTWAAFRGVDALAATFRPPPMPIPSSARAFERMRAMLDEQGAIATDRGDVSLITTAPDDRRVRATYEAPLLAHQTMEPPNATVHHEPGRDPARCRIWAPTQDPQGCQWDAAEALGLPGAQIEVRTTWLGGGFGRRASRDEVAEAVEIARAVAPRPVQLVWRREDDLRADFYRPPAVLRVEAALDGAGAVTALQARVVSPSLSGADSTRGEIDGLALDGIESGPYAWPALRVEWHGLEIPVRLGIWRSVGHSVTAFAMESFVDELAAHTNVDPIAMRRALIPEGSRARGVLDRAVALADAAGAAPEGRARGVAVHACFGSFVALVIEASTAPVRAHRAWAAIDCGRVVNPGIVRAQIEGGIAFALSAALYGRIDVEDGAVVQSNFHDAPILRIDAMPEVEVAIAPSGEPPSGVGELVVPVVAPALANALAGLGPRPRTLPIG, from the coding sequence GTGCCCTTCAAGCTCACGCGGCGCGACCTCCTCGCGGCGGGCCTCGGCGGTGTGCTCGCGGGCGGTGCGGGCCTGGTGCTCGGCGCGTTCTACGGCGTGCGGCGCGAGCGCCACGCGAAGCGGGTCCCGCCGCGCGAGGAGCCCTTCGCGCCCAGCGTGTTCCTCGCGATCGCGGAGAGCGGCGCCGTCACGATCTGGCTGACCAAGTCCGAGATGGGTCAGGGCGTCGCGACCGCGCTCCCGCAGATCGTCGCGCACGAGCTCGACGCCGACTGGTCCCTCGTGCGCGTCGAGCAGGCGATCGCGAACCGCAACTACGGCAACCAGACCACCGTCGCGAGCGCGAGCGTCGCGTCGATGTTCGAGGAGCTCCAGCGCGCGGGCGCGGCAGCCCGCGAGATGTTGATCCTCGCCGCATCTCGCGTGTGGGACGTGCCATCGGACGCGTGTGATGCCGAGCGCGGCTTCGTGGTGCATCGCGAGAGCGGTCGTCGTCTCGGCTATGGACCGCTCGCTCCGCTCGCCGCAGAGCTCGACGTGCCCGACGCGCCGCGCCTCAAGGATCGCGGCGCCCCGGGCCTGCTCGGCCAGCCCTTGCCGCGCCTCGACACGCCGGAGAAGGTCGACGGATCAGCGCGCTTCGGGCTCGACGTGCGCCTGCCCGGGATGGTGTTCGCCGCGCTGGCGCGCGCTCCCGTGAACGGCAGCGTGCTCGAGCGCTTCGACGAGCACGCTGCGCGCGCGGTGCCCGGTGTGCTCGAGGTGGTGCGCACCCCCTCGAGCGTCGCGGTGATCGCGACCAGCACGTGGGCCGCGTTCCGCGGCGTCGACGCGCTCGCCGCGACGTTCCGCCCTCCGCCGATGCCGATCCCCTCGAGCGCTCGCGCGTTCGAGCGCATGCGCGCGATGCTCGACGAGCAGGGCGCCATCGCGACCGATCGCGGCGACGTCTCCCTCATCACCACCGCGCCCGACGATCGACGGGTGCGCGCGACCTACGAGGCGCCGCTGCTCGCGCACCAGACGATGGAGCCGCCGAACGCGACGGTGCACCACGAGCCCGGGCGCGATCCCGCGCGCTGTCGCATCTGGGCGCCGACCCAGGATCCCCAGGGCTGCCAGTGGGACGCGGCCGAGGCGCTCGGCCTGCCCGGCGCGCAGATCGAAGTGCGCACCACGTGGCTCGGTGGTGGCTTCGGTCGTCGCGCGAGCCGCGACGAGGTGGCCGAGGCGGTCGAGATCGCGCGCGCCGTCGCGCCGCGCCCGGTGCAGCTGGTGTGGCGTCGCGAGGACGATCTGCGCGCCGACTTCTATCGCCCGCCCGCGGTCCTGCGCGTCGAGGCCGCGCTCGACGGCGCGGGCGCGGTCACCGCGCTGCAAGCGCGCGTGGTCAGCCCTTCGCTCAGCGGCGCGGACAGCACGCGCGGTGAGATCGACGGGCTCGCGCTCGATGGCATCGAGAGCGGCCCGTACGCGTGGCCCGCGCTGCGCGTCGAGTGGCACGGCCTCGAGATCCCGGTGCGCCTCGGCATCTGGCGATCGGTCGGGCACTCGGTGACTGCGTTCGCGATGGAGTCGTTCGTCGACGAGCTCGCGGCCCACACGAACGTCGATCCGATCGCGATGCGCCGCGCGCTGATCCCCGAGGGCTCGCGCGCCCGCGGCGTGCTCGATCGCGCGGTCGCGCTCGCCGACGCGGCGGGCGCTGCACCGGAAGGACGCGCGCGCGGCGTCGCGGTGCACGCGTGCTTCGGCAGCTTCGTCGCGCTGGTGATCGAGGCCTCGACCGCGCCGGTGCGCGCGCACCGCGCGTGGGCTGCGATCGACTGCGGCAGGGTGGTGAACCCCGGCATCGTGCGCGCGCAGATCGAGGGCGGCATCGCGTTCGCGCTCTCTGCCGCGCTCTACGGCCGCATCGACGTCGAGGACGGCGCGGTCGTCCAGAGCAACTTCCACGACGCGCCGATCCTGCGCATCGACGCGATGCCCGAGGTCGAGGTCGCGATCGCCCCGAGCGGCGAGCCTCCGAGCGGTGTCGGTGAGCTCGTGGTGCCGGTGGTCGCGCCGGCGCTCGCCAACGCGCTCGCAGGTCTGGGCCCACGTCCGCGCACCCTTCCGATCGGCTGA